AAACGGCAAAAAAAAGAGTCACTCACCCACACAAGAGTCAGAACGGAGAAAGTCAGTAGAAAAAACAAATACAGAGATAGAAAAATAAATGGAAGAGGAAGGAATAGGGTTAGTGTTAGCCAGAGCCACAGAACTCAGATTCAAGATCACTAACTGCATTCACCACAATTCCAAATCTTCTCCCAATCCCCTCGACGACGAAGACGCCGACGATGATTCTACCGATAGACTTCTCAACATTTGCGACGCACTCGAAGCTTTGGAGACTCAGCTTTCTTCCTTGCAGGTATTACCCTCCCAAAATGTCTTTTTACTGTTCATTGAATGGGAATATAGGTCATTTTTGTTTCTTAATCTTTTGGTTTTGTTATGTTACTTCAGTATATGTATGTTTGAGATTTGGCTACATAGTTGTGTATGTTGTTGCTGGTATACCTAGTTGTTGCAATTGTAAATGGAAAATGAAAACTTACCCTGTATGTTCAGGTTCAATAATGCTGTAACTAACTAACTGTCTCCACACTGTTATATGCAAACAACAAATATTATTACCCTGTTAATTCTACAATGTGTAATGAAACGTAGTTGAAAGATGGTGGGAAGTAAACTTCAGTGATTTGTAGATTTTGtggtaaggagagtagatcagatggagatgagTCAAACAACTATGGGTAAATGAATATTTGGAAAAATTATAAAAGATGTTATtaagaaaaatcttgaaattaGTGATTTGGTTAGAAACATGATTCTGGATAGAATATTATGGTGGAATTTGATCTATGTAGCCAACTCTACTTAGTGGGATAAGATTTGGTTGCTGATGTTGTTGTATCTCTGCTAGGAACTTATTATCATTGATCTTGTTGCaagattttttgtatttttttaatttcttttaagaatatttctatcattatcataacAAGACATTATGTTGTTTGGTTTATGTTGTCTGCTTCACTTAATGGCAAAAAGATCCTGTTCTTGTTTGGTAAAAAGATTTTTAGTGTTATTGTCTATGAAGCATGGACTCCGACACCGATAATGTCAAAAACATAAGACATTGACACCGCTGCATATAAGATAGTATTTAAAATTCACTTATCCATCTATGATTAAAAGAGTTGAAAATAttctaatcaaaattaatttctttaattttttattgataacATTACCTCAATACATGTTTAACTCTTTTAGATGTGTGTGAGATTCGTCAAAGCATCATAGGTTGTTGTTTTGGTAAAATATTCCAAATATGATTGAGATAACATTTTGGAAATTCCAAATTGGTGTGTGTAATTTACAGGttctgcaacaacaacaacggtatgaaagagaaattgcctTGGCCGAGATTGAAAACAGTCGCAAAATGTTAATTAATAAACTGAAGGAGTATAAAGGTAAAGATTTGGAAGTGATACATGAAGCTTCCACTTTTGCTAGTGAAACCGTGGAGCCAAACAATGATCTGCTACTTCCTCCATATCCGACCCGTCCTCCTTATTCCATGTCTCTTGACAAGGAATATCTGTCACAGAACCCTTCTGTCAATAAGTCTGGTCGCAATGGATTAATCACACTTGATAACGTGATCGAGGCTAAAAGGAATCCAAATGAAAAAGAGGAAAATCATGTTGAGGATGGAGGTAAAAGTTCAAGAAAAGGGTTATGGTGTCTTATAACTTCTGCAGCAAAAACAATGCTCACAGTTGTTGGTGTGGTATCAATATTGAGTTTGTCTGGATTTGGTCCTAATTTGCGGAAGACTCGTTTCAATGTACAAGGCAGGCATCACAGACTAGATGATGAGAACAAGAGATCTACTGCTGAAAATAAGGCTGAGAGACCGTGTCCACCTGGGAGAGTTTTGGTGATGGAAAATGGGGAGGCCAGATGTCTTGTGAAAGAGAGAGTTGAAATTCCATTTTCATCTGTTGCTGCAACACCTGATATAAACTATGGAAGTGGTTAAGATTAGCTTTTATTCTCCGCGTTGTATATCATCCCCCCAAATTTATGTTCTAAATTTTATTCTCCGTGTCCATTTGGGAGAGTTTTGCTGTTGAAAAAATTATCTTGGTGGCCAATTTTCTAGTATTTTTTTAGTAGCTGATTGATTGTCATGATAAATGGTTGATATTTAGGTAAGTGTTGCATCAGATCATACTTGTAAAGTCGTTGGATGACACGGCCTCTCTTTTCTTCTGGGGCTGTCACAAAGCAGCATAGCAATCCCTTCTTTGTCATGCAGATTTCTGCTCAATGTTGTGTAAGCCTCATGTGAGACGATCCGGCCAACTCACACTTTGTTGTGCAAAGCATAACCCTTTTGTAACCTCTCTGACCTAATCTTTTATGTACAAAGCTGTTTATGAGCTCCCCCTATTTGTGAGAATGTGATAAGCCTTTCTGCACATTGTTTCACAACAGTGGTGATCTTTCCAGATAGATTTGATTGTACATTTGTGCAACAGAATTAAAAATACTCCTTCTCTTGTATATCTCCGCAGATTCGTAATCTCTCGAGTCTTAATGAGTGAAGAGTTTTAAGGGAATGTGTGATGTGGTTGACTGATATGTAGGATTTAAACCACATTCTACCACAACAGTTAGGCGAAATATTTTAAGCATGGAGTTGAAGCAACAGAACATATTTTGGATGAACATAAAACTTGGGGGAACAAATCAAGATGCACCCGGGATGCCTAAAAGGATCAAATTGCCTAGTTTCGTTGGTTGAAATTTTCACTCCGCCTAAGGTTGAGAGAAGAATGACTAATAAAAGGCTAACTATGTTAATTTTGATTTTGTAAGTAATCCTaacaaaaatttctttttaagTCCTTTCATATATATGGCATATGAAAGATAGCTAACACAATTTTGAGCATGATGGATGGAGTTTTTGAGGAGGTTGGAAAAGCCGGTTCAACAAAATTACAagacaatttaaaacaaattacacgacaatttaaaacaaattacacGACAATAATGATGGATTTCAGACATATAAAAATTACCCcttctaaaaaaaaaacattatttccgAACAAAATTTATGATACCATGATAAAAATTTCCGGTATCAATGAAAATTTTGatagt
Above is a genomic segment from Vicia villosa cultivar HV-30 ecotype Madison, WI unplaced genomic scaffold, Vvil1.0 ctg.000073F_1_1, whole genome shotgun sequence containing:
- the LOC131623547 gene encoding plastid division protein PDV2-like — translated: MEEEGIGLVLARATELRFKITNCIHHNSKSSPNPLDDEDADDDSTDRLLNICDALEALETQLSSLQVLQQQQRYEREIALAEIENSRKMLINKLKEYKGKDLEVIHEASTFASETVEPNNDLLLPPYPTRPPYSMSLDKEYLSQNPSVNKSGRNGLITLDNVIEAKRNPNEKEENHVEDGGKSSRKGLWCLITSAAKTMLTVVGVVSILSLSGFGPNLRKTRFNVQGRHHRLDDENKRSTAENKAERPCPPGRVLVMENGEARCLVKERVEIPFSSVAATPDINYGSG